Proteins from a genomic interval of Papaver somniferum cultivar HN1 chromosome 4, ASM357369v1, whole genome shotgun sequence:
- the LOC113273972 gene encoding uncharacterized protein LOC113273972 isoform X1, translating to MTDFSDKIGFLMIWGCMRRFVNVKHLPLRNDELLIVTCLFSEIFSDGVCELHYGNKRFVNDVQFGKRGSVKDVQFSTIDWRMLNPHASSHDAGVPTNSDRKEQRRKSRYDRFNTNRREQRR from the exons ATGACTGACTTTTCTGATAAAATTGGGTTTCTTATGATTTGGGGGTGCATGAGGAGATTTGTAAACGTGAAACACCTGCCGCTGCGTAACGATGAG TTGCTCATAGTGACTTGTCTATTCTCTGAAATCTTCAGCGATGGTGTTTGCGAATTGCACTATGGAAACAAAAGGTTTGTAAATGATGTGCAATTTGGAAAAAGAGGGTCTGTAAAGGATGTGCAATTCAGTACTATTGATTGGAGAATGCTTAATCCTCATGCATCTTCTCATGATGCTGGTGTTCCCACCAACAGCGATAGAAAAGAGCAAAGAAGGAAAAGTAGGTATGACCGATTCAACACCAACAGAAGAGAACAAAGAA GATGA
- the LOC113273972 gene encoding uncharacterized protein LOC113273972 isoform X2, with translation MSDGVCELHYGNKRFVNDVQFGKRGSVKDVQFSTIDWRMLNPHASSHDAGVPTNSDRKEQRRKSRYDRFNTNRREQRR, from the exons ATGAG CGATGGTGTTTGCGAATTGCACTATGGAAACAAAAGGTTTGTAAATGATGTGCAATTTGGAAAAAGAGGGTCTGTAAAGGATGTGCAATTCAGTACTATTGATTGGAGAATGCTTAATCCTCATGCATCTTCTCATGATGCTGGTGTTCCCACCAACAGCGATAGAAAAGAGCAAAGAAGGAAAAGTAGGTATGACCGATTCAACACCAACAGAAGAGAACAAAGAA GATGA
- the LOC113272665 gene encoding uncharacterized protein LOC113272665 yields the protein MVKSVSNKSAKRALKSGGKLNKRKRNQIVEENESDEEQTDFCDLEIEEESESQTESDEESERETESSEREIINNKKYGKIKKTINVSDEEGFYADTYVIQIQLLLLKSVFIYVENINKKKYGKRKKKINVSDEEEVSSKSKKSKKESNKARKQKTYKKGSGKQRKKVNLVSGDRPYITAFNGLASLVTAMKKRKVKLTAEQINLLMCFKEAKNDEIKFEFVRDGVKYVLTSTPEEFSVITRMSFFEDRQRETKEAMYAGDFKESEFYIRNFGDRKSATKKEIQKTIFRLLRFQEDKEIDDDLEETDEEEEMEQSPNLSEDDELEEMEHSLSLSEDDEDEEMEKSITRRKNEDLAMLIGLFMCNTLFFTTKDVGAIKEKYLGLVENFENARPCHWRI from the exons ATGGTGAAAAGTGTATCCAACAAGAGTGCTAAAA GAGCATTAAAATCTGGAGGAAAACTTAACAAAcgaaaaagaaatcaaattgtAGAAGAAAATGAATCAGATGAAGAACAAACTGATTTTTGTGACctagaaattgaagaagaaagtgaaagTCAAACTGAATCAGATGAAGAAAGTGAAAGAGAAACTGAATCTTCTGAAAGAG AAATCATCAATAACAAGAAATATGGTAAAATTAAGAAGACAATTAATGTTTCTGATGAAGAAG GATTTTATGCAGATACATATGTTATTCAAATACAATTATTGTTACTAAAATCTGTATTTATTTACGTAGAAAACATCAATAAGAAGAAATATGGTAAACGTAAGAAGAAAATTAATGTTTCTGATGAAGAAG AAGTAAGCTCAAAAAGTAAGAAGTCTAAGAAAG AATCAAATAAAGCAAGAAAACAGAAGACATATAAGAAAGGTTctggaaaacaaagaaaaaaagttaATTTGG TATCTGGAGATAGGCCATATATAACAGCTTTTAACGGTTTGGCTTCTCTAGTTACTGCAATGAAGAAACGAAAAGTGAAATTGACTGCTGAACAAATTAAT TTGTTGATGTGTTTTAAAGAAGcaaaaaatgatgaaataaaGTTTGAATTTGTCAGGGATGGTGTAAAATATGTTCTAACGTCCACACCGGAAGAGTTCAGTGTTATAACTAGGATGTCATTCTTTGAAGACAGGCAACGTGAAACAAAGGAGGCAATGTATGCTGGTGACTTTAAAGAGAGTGAGTTTTACATTAGGAATTTTGGTGATCGGAAATCTGCAACAAAGAAAGAGATACAAAAGACAATATTTCGATTGTTAAGATTTCAGGAAGATAAGGAAAttgatgatgatttagaggaaacTGACGAAGAGGAGGAAATGGAACAGTCTCCTAATTTGTCAGAAGATGATGAATTAGAGGAAATGGAACACTCTCTTAGTTtatcagaagatgatgaagatgaggaaatgGAAAAATCTATAACAAGGAGGAAAAATGAAGATTTGGCGATGCTTATAGGACTGTTCATGTGCAAtactctcttctttacaactaaAGATGTTGGTGCAATAAAGGAGAAGTATCTGGGTTTAGTGGAAAATTTTGAAAATGCAAGACCTTGTCATTGGCGCATCTGA